The following coding sequences are from one Campylobacter sp. RM16187 window:
- the gap gene encoding type I glyceraldehyde-3-phosphate dehydrogenase codes for MVKIAINGFGRIGRCAARIILERDDVELVAINDTAKREMTRYLLKYDTVHGEFKQDVKVIDDDYIEVNGKKIRVYSTRDANELDFAAFGADVVLECTGAYLTTEKCQPYIKNGIKKVVMSAPAKDDTPTYVIGVNEELYKGEAIISNASCTTNCLGPVAKVLDQKFGIVKGLMTTVHAYTHGQSLVDVKAKDFRRSRAAALNIGPTTTGAAKAISKVLPQLAGKMHGQSVRVPVANVSMVDLTVVLNKKVSVEDVNNAFRDAANGAMKGILLVDDDQRVSSDFMTSSYSSIVASDITQVICDDLVKVMAWYDNEWGYSQRLVDLAVLAVKKG; via the coding sequence ATGGTTAAAATCGCTATAAACGGCTTTGGTAGGATTGGAAGATGTGCGGCGCGTATTATATTAGAGCGTGACGACGTAGAACTAGTCGCCATAAACGATACGGCAAAGAGAGAGATGACAAGGTATCTTTTAAAATACGATACCGTTCATGGGGAGTTTAAGCAAGATGTAAAGGTCATAGATGACGACTACATCGAGGTTAACGGTAAAAAAATAAGAGTTTATTCTACAAGAGATGCAAATGAGCTTGATTTTGCAGCATTTGGTGCCGATGTTGTACTTGAGTGCACAGGGGCTTATCTGACTACTGAAAAATGCCAGCCTTATATCAAGAATGGGATTAAAAAAGTTGTGATGAGCGCTCCTGCAAAAGATGATACACCTACATACGTAATAGGCGTAAATGAAGAGCTTTACAAGGGTGAGGCTATAATATCAAACGCAAGTTGTACCACAAACTGCCTTGGTCCGGTCGCAAAAGTTTTGGATCAAAAATTTGGCATAGTCAAGGGTCTTATGACAACTGTTCATGCGTATACACATGGACAAAGTTTGGTTGATGTTAAAGCTAAAGATTTTAGACGAAGTCGTGCAGCGGCATTAAATATCGGACCTACTACCACCGGAGCTGCAAAAGCTATTAGCAAGGTACTTCCGCAACTTGCCGGCAAGATGCACGGTCAAAGCGTGCGTGTACCTGTGGCAAACGTTTCTATGGTCGATTTGACAGTAGTTTTAAATAAAAAAGTAAGTGTAGAAGATGTCAATAACGCCTTTAGAGATGCCGCAAATGGTGCTATGAAAGGAATTTTACTTGTAGATGACGATCAAAGAGTATCAAGTGACTTTATGACTTCAAGCTATAGCTCTATCGTAGCAAGCGATATTACTCAAGTAATTTGCGATGATCTTGTAAAGGTCATGGCGTGGTATGACAATGAGTGGGGATATTCGCAGCGCCTTGTAGATTTAGCGGTTTTAGCTGTAAAAAAGGGTTAG
- a CDS encoding phosphoglycerate kinase — protein MSEILSINDLDLAKKKVFIRCDFNVPMDEFLNITDDRRIRSAIPTIKYCLDHGCSIVLASHLGRPKNGFEEKFSLKNVAKRLSRLLDRDVIFANDVVGDDAMKKAAELKAGEILMIENLRFEKGETKNDENLARELAKFGEVYINDAFGVCHRAHASVEAITKFYDENHKAAGFLLQKEINFAQNLIKHPSRPFVAVVGGSKVSGKLQALHNLLPRVDKLIIGGGMAFTFLKALGENIGNSLLEEDLIEDANEILKKGKELGVKIYLPVDVVAAQTFSADSAVKYVSSKEIPNGWMGLDIGPASVRLFKEVLSDAQTIWWNGPMGVFEMDKFSKGSIKMSHAIVETHATTVVGGGDTADVVERAGDADEMTFISTGGGASLELIEGKELPGIKPLRKACES, from the coding sequence ATGAGTGAAATTTTATCTATAAACGACCTTGACTTAGCTAAGAAAAAAGTATTTATTAGGTGCGATTTTAACGTGCCTATGGATGAGTTTTTAAATATTACCGATGACCGCAGAATTCGCTCGGCGATTCCTACTATAAAATACTGTCTTGATCATGGATGCAGCATTGTTTTAGCAAGCCACTTGGGTCGCCCAAAAAACGGCTTTGAAGAAAAATTTTCTCTTAAAAATGTTGCTAAAAGACTATCTAGACTGCTTGATCGTGATGTAATATTTGCAAATGATGTTGTTGGCGATGATGCTATGAAAAAAGCAGCGGAGCTAAAAGCAGGCGAAATTTTAATGATAGAAAATCTTCGTTTTGAAAAGGGCGAGACAAAAAACGATGAGAATTTGGCTCGTGAGCTGGCAAAATTTGGTGAAGTATATATAAATGATGCATTTGGCGTATGTCATAGAGCTCACGCTTCGGTTGAGGCTATTACTAAATTTTATGATGAAAATCATAAGGCTGCCGGATTTTTACTTCAAAAAGAGATAAACTTCGCTCAAAATTTGATTAAACATCCTTCTAGGCCTTTTGTGGCTGTCGTGGGCGGCTCAAAAGTAAGCGGAAAGCTTCAAGCGCTTCATAATCTGCTTCCGCGTGTTGATAAGCTAATAATCGGTGGTGGAATGGCGTTTACTTTCTTAAAAGCGCTTGGCGAGAATATAGGAAATTCCCTCCTTGAAGAGGATTTGATAGAGGATGCGAATGAAATCTTAAAAAAGGGCAAAGAGCTTGGAGTTAAAATTTACTTGCCGGTAGACGTAGTAGCCGCTCAAACGTTTTCTGCTGATAGTGCGGTTAAATATGTCTCTTCTAAAGAGATACCAAATGGCTGGATGGGGCTTGATATAGGACCTGCTTCGGTAAGATTGTTTAAAGAGGTTTTGTCCGATGCTCAAACTATTTGGTGGAACGGCCCTATGGGCGTTTTTGAGATGGATAAATTTAGCAAAGGAAGTATTAAGATGAGCCACGCTATCGTAGAAACTCATGCTACAACTGTCGTTGGCGGCGGAGATACCGCTGATGTGGTCGAACGTGCCGGAGATGCCGATGAGATGACATTTATCTCAACAGGTGGTGGAGCGAGCTTGGAGCTAATAGAGGGCAAGGAGCTGCCTGGTATAAAACCTCTTAGAAAGGCGTGTGAGTCGTGA